From Thunnus albacares chromosome 22, fThuAlb1.1, whole genome shotgun sequence, the proteins below share one genomic window:
- the b4gat1 gene encoding beta-1,4-glucuronyltransferase 1 gives MHLSKKCSAFKVVLSALLIVALLQLIYLSFLSKFHGKQQRYRYSELFGGSGSKKNGHPEKNSRKERLRYSLSTGGIFDNSGQYRVYKNLIKSDFTTNQKPGSDPSANVLALATHTTINNLHHLESLLERWQNPLSVAIFAHGQDVKFATALVYALSFFCPQIQALVDFHLVCLSGEMASFPEQDREHFAGLEDCASVFSRLETHRDKYKNYAISGNISYPNNLLRNVARGGTESSYILVIDIDMMPSADLHHQFLAMIMRREPASDEVFVLPAFEIRHARKMPATKAELVQLYQVGEVRPFYEELCPRCQAPTNYSQWVNSHVRGTGTLEVAYTLTWVDPWEPFYIGPHTVPLYDENFKQYGFNRISQACELHVAGYRFSVLSSAFVVHRGFKIQGEFHPKKDEENKRNRVLFRSFKEGLKTKYPSSNRRC, from the exons ATGCATCTCTCCAAGAAATGTTCCGCCTTCAAAGTGGTGCTGAGTGCTCTGCTGATAGTGGCGCTGCTGCAGCTCATATACCTTTCCTTCTTATCCAAGTTTCACGGTAAGCAGCAGCGGTACCGATACTCGGAGCTGTTTGGAGGCTCAGGATCCAAGAAAAATGGGCACCCCGAGAAAAATTCGCGGAAGGAGCGTCTGAGGTACTCGCTGTCTACTGGGGGCATCTTCGACAACAGTGGTCAGTACCGCGTGTACAAGAACTTGATCAAAAGTGATTTCACCACTAATCAGAAACCAGGGTCCGACCCTAGCGCCAATGTCCTGGCTTtagccacacacacaaccatCAACAACCTGCATCACCTGGAATCTCTCCTGGAAAGGTGGCAAAACCCTCTCTCTGTGGCCATATTTGCACATGGGCAAGATGTCAAGTTTGCCACCGCTTTGGTGTATGCGCTCAGCTTCTTCTGTCCTCAGATCCAAGCCCTGGTGGACTTCCACTTGGTGTGCCTCTCAGGAGAGATGGCAAGTTTCCCTGAACAGGACCGGGAGCACTTTGCAGGCCTTGAGGACTGCGCCTCTGTGTTCTCCAGACTGGAGACCCACAGGGATAAATACAAGAACTATGCCATCAGCGGAAACATCTCCTACCCCAACAACCTTCTTCGTAATGTCGCCCGAGGTGGCACAGAGTCCTCCTACATCCTGGTCATTGACATCGACATGATGCCCAGCGCTGACCTGCATCACCAGTTCCTGGCCATGATCATGAGGCGTGAGCCGGCCAGTGACGAGGTATTTGTCCTCCCTGCTTTCGAGATCCGCCACGCCAGGAAGATGCCAGCCACCAAGGCGGAGTTGGTGCAGCTCTACCAGGTGGGTGAGGTACGGCCGTTTTATGAAGAGCTGTGTCCTCGCTGTCAGGCGCCCACCAACTACTCGCAGTGGGTTAACAGCCACGTCAGAGGGACGGGGACCCTGGAGGTCGCCTACACACTCACCTGGGTGGACCCCTGGGAGCCTTTCTACATCGGGCCCCACACTGTGCCCCTCTATGATGAGAACTTCAAGCAATATGGCTTCAATCGTATCAGCCAG GCCTGTGAGCTCCACGTGGCGGGATACAGGTTCTCGGTTCTCAGCTCTGCCTTCGTGGTGCACAGGGGCTTCAAAATCCAGGGGGAGTTCCACCCCAAGAAGGACGAGGAGAACAAACGCAACCGAGTTCTGTTTCGCAGCTTCAAAGAGGGCCTGAAAACCAAATACCCGTCCTCCAACAGACgatgctga
- the nit1 gene encoding deaminated glutathione amidase: MFTVRCILGTSTKYLASLPAWKYKIKLQSRMSTLPHPVAAVCQVTATPDKEANFSACKQLVEKAKQQGASMVFLPEGFDYIGSSREETLALSESLEGDTMSRYTQLARKLEVWLSLGGFHERGHDWESDRRIYNSHIIINDKGDIVSVYRKSHLFDVELPEKGVSLKESAFTIPGPSLSSPVQTPIGKVGLGICYDLRFPELSVALQRHGAEILTYPSAFTVATGAAHWEVLLRARAIETQCFVLAAAQVGRHHEKRSSYGHALAVDPWGEVLGDCGGENPGMVLVEINPEKVTSTRRNMPVQQHRRPTAFYQSLEKT, from the exons ATGTTCACGGTCAGGTGCATTTTGGGAACATCTACAAAGTATTTGGCATCCCTCCCAGCTTGGAAATACAAGATCAAGCTGCAGAGCAG GATGTCCACTTTACCTCACCCGGTGGCTGCAGTCTGTCAGGTGACGGCCACTCCAGACAAAGAGGCCAACTTCTCTGCTTGTAAACAGTTGGTGGAGAAAGCCAAGCAGCAAGGGGCCAGTATGGTGTTCCTGCCTGAGGGGTTTGACTACATCGGATCAAGTCGAGAGGAGACTCTGGCGCTGTCTGAGAGCCTGGAAGGAGACACAATGTCTCGATACACTCAGCTGGCCAG GAAGCTGGAGGTGTGGCTGTCTCTCGGAGGGTTTCATGAAAGAGGACATGACTGGGAGTCTGACCGACGAATATACAACAGTCACATTATAATTAACGATAAAG GTGACATTGTTTCAGTCTACAGGAAGTCCCATCTGTTTGACGTGGAGCTGCCAGAAAAAGGTGTATCCCTCAAAGAAAGTGCCTTCACCATCCCTGGACCCTCACTCTCGTCTCCGGTCCAAACTCCAATTGGCAAG GTTGGTTTGGGCATCTGCTACGATCTAAGATTCCCTGAGTTATCAGTGGCTCTGCAGAGGCACGGAGCAGAGATCCTGACGTACCCATCAGCCTTCACTGTAGCAACAGGAGCCGCTCACTGGGAG GTGTTACTTCGTGCACGGGCTATCGAGACCCAGTGCTTCGTCCTGGCGGCGGCGCAGGTCGGCCGGCACCATGAAAAGCGTTCGTCGTACGGTCACGCCCTGGCGGTGGACCCCTGGGGCGAGGTGCTGGGCGACTGCGGAGGAGAGAACCCAGGCATGGTGCTGGTGGAGATCAACCCGGAGAAAGTCACCAGCACCAGGAGGAACATGCCGGTCCAACAGCATCGCAGACCAACGGCTTTCTACCAGAGTCTGGAGAAGACTTAA
- the pfdn2 gene encoding prefoldin subunit 2: MAANSGSTGTKSSSSAGGKQSGPSAEQVVATFQRMRQEQRSMASKAAELEMEINEHSLVIDTLKEVDPSRKCFRLVGGVLVERTVKEVLPALETNKEQISKIIESINTQMQTKGRELTEYRERYNIRLVGEGEGEAQAQSAASSRDSEGGGSKSGAGVLVS, translated from the exons ATGGCAGCCAACAGTGGCAGCACGGGTACCAAATCCAGCAGCAGCGCCGGAGGAAAACAGTCCGGTCCATCGGCCGAACAG GTGGTGGCAACATTTCAGAGGATGCGTCAGGAGCAGCGCAGTATGGCCTCTAAAGCTGCAGAGTTAGAGATGGAGATCAATGAGCACAG CTTAGTAATTGACACCCTGAAGGAAGTGGATCCTTCGAGGAAATGCTTTCGTCTAGTTGGAGGAGTGTTGGTGGAGAGGACGGTAAAAGAAGTTCTACCAGCCTTGGAAACCAACAAAGAACAG ATTTCAAAAATAATCGAGTCCAtcaacacacagatgcagacgAAAGGGCGGGAACTCACAGAGTACAGGGAACGCTACAACATCCGGTTGGTGGGAGAGGGCGAAGGAGAGGCACAAGCCCAGTCAGCTGCGTCCTCCAGGGACAGCGAAGGAGGCGGGTCCAAAAGCGGAGCTGGCGTTTTAGTGTCGTAG